In Acinonyx jubatus isolate Ajub_Pintada_27869175 chromosome A3, VMU_Ajub_asm_v1.0, whole genome shotgun sequence, a genomic segment contains:
- the ITPRIPL1 gene encoding inositol 1,4,5-trisphosphate receptor-interacting protein-like 1 isoform X2: MAVISLLFLAVMYVVHHPLMVSDRMDLDTLARSRQLEKRMSEEMRQLELEFEERKRAAEQKQKAENFWRGDTSSDQLVLGKQDMGWPFQADGQEGPLGWLLGNLWNAGLFCLFLVFELLRQNMQHEPAFDSSSDEEEEEVRVVPVTSYNWLTDFPSREALESFYKHYVQNVTRDLSCTCEFVESFVDDLIEACRVLSRREAHPQLEDCLGIGAAFEKWGTLHETQKFDILVPIVPPQGTMFVLEMRDPTLGRRCGSVLVESECVCKREKILGDVLCLVHHHRDHSALLSKCSSTIKVALCTGSHLDVCKTVQWFRNMMGNAWALVAHKYDFKLSLPPSTTSCKLRLDYRSGRFLSIHLVLGVQREDTLVYLVSQAPDQEQLTSVDWPESFAACEHLFLKLVGRFAPENTCHLKCLQIILSLRDLQSLPQGASRPILTSYHFKTALMHLLLRLPLTDWQHSMLSQRLQDILWFLGRGLQQRSLHHFLIGNTFLPLTIPIPKTFRNAEPVNLFQHLVLNPMAHSQAVEEFHNLLTQVKTLPCAPLAGAH; the protein is encoded by the coding sequence ATGGCTGTGATAAGCCTTCTGTTCCTGGCAGTGATGTATGTTGTTCACCACCCCTTGATGGTCAGCGACCGGATGGACCTGGACACACTAGCCAGAAGTCGGCAGCTGGAGAAGCGGATGAGCGAGGAGATGCGCCAGTTGGAGCTAGAGTTTGAAGAGAGAAAGCGGGCAGCTGAGCagaagcagaaggcagagaaCTTCTGGAGAGGAGACACATCCAGTGACCAGTTAGTGTTGGGGAAGCAAGACATGGGGTGGCCATTCCAGGCTGATGGCCAGGAGGGGCCACTGGGCTGGCTGCTGGGAAACCTGTGGAATGCTGGcctcttctgcctttttctcGTCTTTGAGCTCCTGCGACAGAACATGCAGCATGAGCCGGCCTTTGATTCCAGCAgcgatgaggaggaggaggaagtccGTGTTGTGCCCGTCACCTCCTATAACTGGCTTACTGACTTCCCCTCGAGGGAGGCCCTGGAATCCTTTTACAAACACTACGTCCAGAATGTCACCCGTGATCTGTCCTGCACCTGCGAATTCGTAGAGAGCTTTGTGGATGACCTCATTGAGGCCTGTCGGGTGCTCAGCCGCCGGGAGGCTCACCCACAGCTGGAGGACTGCCTGGGCATCGGGGCTGCCTTTGAGAAATGGGGAACCCTTCACGAGACTCAGAAATTTGATATCCTGGTGCCCATTGTCCCTCCGCAGGGCACTATGTTTGTGCTGGAGATGAGGGATCCGACCCTAGGCCGCCGctgtggctctgtgctggtggagTCGGAATGTGTGTGCAAGCGTGAGAAGATTCTGGGGGACGTGCTGTGCCTGGTGCACCACCACAGGGATCACTCGGCTCTCCTAAGCAAGTGTAGCAGCACCATCAAGGTGGCTCTCTGCACTGGCTCCCACCTGGACGTGTGCAAGACAGTACAGTGGTTCCGGAACATGATGGGCAATGCCTGGGCCCTTGTGGCCCACAAATATGACTTTAAGCTCAGCCTCCCACCGTCTACCACCTCCTGCAAGCTCAGGCTGGACTACCGCTCAGGCCGCTTTCTCTCGATCCACTTGGTTCTGGGGGTGCAAAGGGAAGACACGTTGGTCTACTTGGTGAGTCAGGCTCCTGACCAGGAACAGCTCACCAGTGTGGACTGGCCTGAGTCCTTTGCAGCCTGTGAACACTTGTTCCTGAAGCTGGTAGGGCGTTTTGCTCCGGAGAACACCTGCCACCTCAAGTGCCTCCAGATCATTTTAAGTCTCCGGGACCTTCAGAGCTTACCCCAGGGAGCATCTCGTCCTATCCTCACGTCTTACCACTTCAAAACGGCCCTCATGCACCTGTTGCTGCGGCTGCCCCTAACAGACTGGCAGCACAGCATGCTCTCCCAGCGGCTCCAGGACATCCTCTGGTTCTTGGGCCGTGGCCTCCAGCAACGGTCCCTCCATCATTTCCTCATTGGTAACACCTTCCTGCCCCTGACCATCCCGATCCCTAAGACATTTCGGAATGCCGAGCCTGTCAATCTCTTCCAACACCTAGTGCTAAACCCCATGGCACACTCACAGGCAGTGGAAGAATTCCACAACCTTCTGACCCAAGTGAAAACGCTGCCCTGTGCCCCATTGGCTGGGGCACATTAA
- the ITPRIPL1 gene encoding inositol 1,4,5-trisphosphate receptor-interacting protein-like 1 isoform X1, translating to MTQGEQNEDCEVTEVGCYSWGPGVGCLARGKVLPRKISTFCQWKALWDQQGTVPSWCPRWTDESDAEASMAVISLLFLAVMYVVHHPLMVSDRMDLDTLARSRQLEKRMSEEMRQLELEFEERKRAAEQKQKAENFWRGDTSSDQLVLGKQDMGWPFQADGQEGPLGWLLGNLWNAGLFCLFLVFELLRQNMQHEPAFDSSSDEEEEEVRVVPVTSYNWLTDFPSREALESFYKHYVQNVTRDLSCTCEFVESFVDDLIEACRVLSRREAHPQLEDCLGIGAAFEKWGTLHETQKFDILVPIVPPQGTMFVLEMRDPTLGRRCGSVLVESECVCKREKILGDVLCLVHHHRDHSALLSKCSSTIKVALCTGSHLDVCKTVQWFRNMMGNAWALVAHKYDFKLSLPPSTTSCKLRLDYRSGRFLSIHLVLGVQREDTLVYLVSQAPDQEQLTSVDWPESFAACEHLFLKLVGRFAPENTCHLKCLQIILSLRDLQSLPQGASRPILTSYHFKTALMHLLLRLPLTDWQHSMLSQRLQDILWFLGRGLQQRSLHHFLIGNTFLPLTIPIPKTFRNAEPVNLFQHLVLNPMAHSQAVEEFHNLLTQVKTLPCAPLAGAH from the exons ATGACACAGGGTGAGCAGAATGAGGATTGTGAAGTCACAGAAGTGGGATGCTacagctgggggcctggggtTGGCTGCCTGGCAAGAGGAAAGGTGTTGCCCAGAAAGATCAGTACTTTCTGCCAGTGGAAGGCCCTCTGGGATCAGCAGGGCACGGTGCCTTCCTGGTGCCCACGGTGGACTGATGAGTCGG ATGCAGAGGCCTCCATGGCTGTGATAAGCCTTCTGTTCCTGGCAGTGATGTATGTTGTTCACCACCCCTTGATGGTCAGCGACCGGATGGACCTGGACACACTAGCCAGAAGTCGGCAGCTGGAGAAGCGGATGAGCGAGGAGATGCGCCAGTTGGAGCTAGAGTTTGAAGAGAGAAAGCGGGCAGCTGAGCagaagcagaaggcagagaaCTTCTGGAGAGGAGACACATCCAGTGACCAGTTAGTGTTGGGGAAGCAAGACATGGGGTGGCCATTCCAGGCTGATGGCCAGGAGGGGCCACTGGGCTGGCTGCTGGGAAACCTGTGGAATGCTGGcctcttctgcctttttctcGTCTTTGAGCTCCTGCGACAGAACATGCAGCATGAGCCGGCCTTTGATTCCAGCAgcgatgaggaggaggaggaagtccGTGTTGTGCCCGTCACCTCCTATAACTGGCTTACTGACTTCCCCTCGAGGGAGGCCCTGGAATCCTTTTACAAACACTACGTCCAGAATGTCACCCGTGATCTGTCCTGCACCTGCGAATTCGTAGAGAGCTTTGTGGATGACCTCATTGAGGCCTGTCGGGTGCTCAGCCGCCGGGAGGCTCACCCACAGCTGGAGGACTGCCTGGGCATCGGGGCTGCCTTTGAGAAATGGGGAACCCTTCACGAGACTCAGAAATTTGATATCCTGGTGCCCATTGTCCCTCCGCAGGGCACTATGTTTGTGCTGGAGATGAGGGATCCGACCCTAGGCCGCCGctgtggctctgtgctggtggagTCGGAATGTGTGTGCAAGCGTGAGAAGATTCTGGGGGACGTGCTGTGCCTGGTGCACCACCACAGGGATCACTCGGCTCTCCTAAGCAAGTGTAGCAGCACCATCAAGGTGGCTCTCTGCACTGGCTCCCACCTGGACGTGTGCAAGACAGTACAGTGGTTCCGGAACATGATGGGCAATGCCTGGGCCCTTGTGGCCCACAAATATGACTTTAAGCTCAGCCTCCCACCGTCTACCACCTCCTGCAAGCTCAGGCTGGACTACCGCTCAGGCCGCTTTCTCTCGATCCACTTGGTTCTGGGGGTGCAAAGGGAAGACACGTTGGTCTACTTGGTGAGTCAGGCTCCTGACCAGGAACAGCTCACCAGTGTGGACTGGCCTGAGTCCTTTGCAGCCTGTGAACACTTGTTCCTGAAGCTGGTAGGGCGTTTTGCTCCGGAGAACACCTGCCACCTCAAGTGCCTCCAGATCATTTTAAGTCTCCGGGACCTTCAGAGCTTACCCCAGGGAGCATCTCGTCCTATCCTCACGTCTTACCACTTCAAAACGGCCCTCATGCACCTGTTGCTGCGGCTGCCCCTAACAGACTGGCAGCACAGCATGCTCTCCCAGCGGCTCCAGGACATCCTCTGGTTCTTGGGCCGTGGCCTCCAGCAACGGTCCCTCCATCATTTCCTCATTGGTAACACCTTCCTGCCCCTGACCATCCCGATCCCTAAGACATTTCGGAATGCCGAGCCTGTCAATCTCTTCCAACACCTAGTGCTAAACCCCATGGCACACTCACAGGCAGTGGAAGAATTCCACAACCTTCTGACCCAAGTGAAAACGCTGCCCTGTGCCCCATTGGCTGGGGCACATTAA